A part of Aquaspirillum sp. LM1 genomic DNA contains:
- a CDS encoding metal ABC transporter substrate-binding protein produces the protein MQKPLIPLLLALLSTPALADKLPVLASFSIMADLVQEVGGERVTVSSLVGPDQDAHVFQPAPQDVKKLAAAKVFVVNGLGFEGWLNRLSKSSGFKGQTVVASQGVKPLVMVDDDHDHGHDHGHASQDPHAWHNPQNVKLYVRNISAALTQADPAGKDYYSQRAQTYSQQLEQLDNDARQRFAAIPASQRKVLTSHDAFAYLAQRYQIRFLSPQGVSTEAEASAKGVAKLVRQVKSEKIRAVFMENMSDKRLLEQLSREAGVQIGGKLYADALSPANGPAASYVQLFKHNVDGLWGAMK, from the coding sequence ATGCAAAAACCCCTGATTCCGCTACTGCTGGCCTTGCTCAGCACCCCGGCCCTGGCCGACAAGCTGCCGGTGCTGGCCAGCTTCAGCATCATGGCCGACCTGGTGCAGGAAGTGGGTGGCGAGCGCGTGACGGTGAGCAGCCTGGTGGGCCCCGACCAGGATGCCCATGTGTTTCAGCCGGCACCGCAGGATGTGAAAAAACTGGCTGCCGCCAAGGTGTTTGTGGTCAATGGCCTGGGCTTTGAAGGCTGGCTGAACCGGCTGAGCAAATCGTCCGGCTTCAAGGGCCAGACCGTGGTGGCCAGCCAGGGGGTGAAACCGCTGGTCATGGTGGACGACGACCACGACCATGGTCACGATCATGGCCACGCCAGCCAGGACCCGCACGCCTGGCATAACCCGCAAAACGTCAAACTGTACGTGCGCAATATCAGCGCCGCGCTCACTCAGGCCGATCCCGCCGGCAAGGACTACTACAGCCAGCGCGCCCAGACCTACAGCCAGCAGCTGGAGCAGCTGGACAACGACGCCCGCCAGCGCTTTGCCGCCATTCCGGCCAGCCAGCGCAAGGTGCTGACCAGCCACGACGCCTTTGCCTACCTGGCCCAGCGCTATCAAATCCGCTTCCTGTCGCCGCAAGGTGTTTCCACCGAAGCCGAAGCCTCGGCCAAGGGCGTGGCCAAGCTGGTGCGCCAGGTCAAGAGCGAAAAAATCCGCGCGGTGTTTATGGAAAACATGAGCGACAAACGCCTGCTGGAGCAGCTCAGCCGCGAAGCCGGGGTGCAGATTGGCGGCAAGCTGTACGCCGATGCGCTGTCGCCCGCCAACGGCCCGGCGGCCAGCTATGTGCAGTTGTTCAAGCACAATGTTGACGGCTTGTGGGGGGCGATGAAGTAA